Proteins from a genomic interval of Schaalia odontolytica:
- the tilS gene encoding tRNA lysidine(34) synthetase TilS — translation MCADASRLVGPNPSGPLRACSLAVRAALHPILAGGTRARRLVVGLSGGADSLALALVTVDAASRAGVPVVTVTVDHGLRPGSRAEAESVAELARSLGADAIVETVTVPSRGAGGPEAAARDARRAALRAIAASEHAPVLLGHTMEDQAETVLLRLARGSGPSSLRAIAPLARDEAGVTWLRPLLGLRRADTAGACAQAGLTPVEDPTNAVDGPWRAADGSPLRRSALRHRALPALASALGMDPVPALARSAQLCADDDDALRQWARQLTRGARSGDAPEPGPSGVSLSVSALAQAPRAVRARAVREAASRAGLGALSLANVEAVDGLVVAWRGQGPIDLPSGSASRVGRGAEARIVLSPRAGSPALRSQ, via the coding sequence GTGTGCGCTGACGCCTCGCGCCTGGTGGGCCCCAACCCCTCCGGCCCCCTGCGTGCCTGCTCCCTTGCGGTGCGCGCTGCCCTGCACCCGATCCTGGCGGGAGGCACTCGCGCGCGCCGACTCGTCGTGGGCCTGTCCGGAGGAGCGGACTCGCTGGCCCTCGCCCTGGTCACCGTCGACGCGGCCAGCCGGGCGGGCGTGCCCGTCGTGACCGTGACCGTCGACCACGGGCTGCGCCCCGGCAGCCGCGCCGAGGCCGAAAGCGTCGCCGAGCTGGCGCGCTCCCTGGGGGCCGACGCCATCGTCGAGACGGTGACCGTTCCGAGCCGCGGCGCGGGCGGCCCCGAGGCCGCGGCGCGAGATGCCAGGCGCGCCGCCCTTCGCGCGATCGCCGCGAGCGAGCACGCCCCCGTCCTCCTCGGACACACCATGGAGGACCAGGCCGAAACCGTTCTGCTGCGTCTGGCCAGGGGGTCCGGCCCTTCCTCGCTGCGTGCGATCGCGCCGCTTGCTCGCGACGAGGCCGGCGTCACCTGGCTCCGTCCCCTCCTGGGCTTGCGGCGAGCGGACACCGCGGGAGCATGCGCCCAGGCGGGCCTGACCCCGGTCGAGGATCCGACCAACGCCGTCGACGGACCGTGGAGGGCGGCCGACGGTAGCCCGCTGCGACGCAGCGCCCTGCGTCACCGTGCCCTGCCCGCCCTGGCCTCGGCCCTGGGAATGGACCCCGTTCCCGCGCTCGCGCGAAGCGCCCAGCTGTGCGCGGACGACGACGACGCCCTGCGGCAGTGGGCGAGGCAGCTCACCCGGGGCGCGCGCTCTGGCGACGCGCCGGAACCCGGGCCGAGCGGCGTGTCCCTGAGCGTGTCAGCCCTCGCGCAGGCCCCCCGCGCGGTGCGCGCCCGAGCCGTGAGAGAGGCGGCGTCGCGGGCGGGACTCGGAGCGCTTTCGCTGGCCAACGTCGAGGCCGTGGACGGTCTCGTGGTCGCCTGGAGGGGACAGGGGCCGATCGACCTGCCCTCGGGGAGCGCCTCGCGCGTGGGACGCGGGGCCGAGGCGCGAATCGTCTTGTCTCCCCGAGCGGGGAGCCCGGCGTTGCGCTCACAGTGA
- the hpt gene encoding hypoxanthine phosphoribosyltransferase produces the protein MDATDMGNDLKEILVTAEDMDRRLGDMAEEIDRDYAGKDLLVVGVLRGAVMVMADLSRKLHTPLEMDWMAVSSYGSGTKTSGVVRILKDLDQDVAGRHVLIVEDIIDSGLTLSWLQANLVGRGAASVRIATALRKPAAAKVDVEVAYVGFDIPDEFVVGYGLDYAEKYRNLPFVGTLQPHVYNN, from the coding sequence GTGGACGCCACCGACATGGGAAACGACCTCAAAGAGATCCTGGTGACCGCCGAGGATATGGACCGCAGGCTCGGCGACATGGCCGAAGAAATCGACCGCGACTACGCGGGCAAGGACCTCCTCGTCGTGGGTGTCCTGCGCGGCGCCGTCATGGTCATGGCGGACCTGTCGCGCAAGCTTCACACCCCCCTCGAGATGGACTGGATGGCCGTGTCCTCCTACGGGTCGGGCACCAAGACCTCCGGCGTCGTTCGCATCCTCAAGGACCTCGACCAGGATGTCGCCGGGCGCCACGTCCTGATCGTCGAGGACATCATCGACTCGGGCCTGACGCTGTCGTGGCTGCAGGCCAACCTCGTGGGGCGTGGGGCGGCCTCCGTGCGTATCGCCACCGCGCTGCGTAAGCCAGCCGCCGCGAAGGTGGATGTCGAGGTCGCTTACGTGGGCTTCGACATCCCCGACGAGTTTGTCGTCGGCTACGGCCTCGACTACGCGGAAAAGTACCGCAATCTTCCCTTCGTGGGGACGCTGCAGCCCCACGTTTACAACAACTGA
- the ftsH gene encoding ATP-dependent zinc metalloprotease FtsH → MNERTKTKRPSLAWVAIPLMVLLAGGWFLWQTLQPQSVNTSEGLALISGGTVEKVVLNEGTQQVNLTLTENYHHEGTGGDDRSADLGKHVYFTYSYAQTKEILDAVAAQAPAKGWNAVRPQSGALGLVLQILVPLLFISAAFYFIMRSMSGSRMMGGFTASRAKEFNQERPDVTFADVAGEDEAVEELEEIREFLASPDKFHKVGARIPRGVLLYGPPGTGKTLLAKAVAGEANAPFFSISGSEFMELYVGVGASRVRELFERAKKNAPAIIFVDEIDAVGRHRGSGIGGGNDEREQTLNQLLVEMDGFDERANIILIAATNRPDILDPALLRPGRFDRQIAVEAPDLKGREAILKVHAHGKPLTEQVDLRQIAKRTPGFTGADLANVLNEAALLTARSNMRFIDERAIDEAIDRVIAGPQKRTRVMNDHDKAVTAYHEGGHALAAAALNYTDPVTKVTILPRGRALGYTMVMPTEDRFNKTRNQLLDDLVYSMGGRVAEEIVFRDPSTGPANDIQQATKTARAMVTDYGMSDRIGMVKLGESDTEAFGHGSGEGPRAFSDETSAIIDEEVRRLLDNAMREAWQILTTNRAILDTLAARLLEEETLDEAQLAEIFRDVVKAPERPVWNYQSDAAVPGAVLGNPVGLGSPQVGGAQEVVFEAPTIDVTDVVGEPDSSADGEEQS, encoded by the coding sequence ATGAACGAGAGAACGAAGACTAAACGCCCCAGCCTCGCGTGGGTGGCGATTCCGCTGATGGTCCTGCTCGCGGGGGGATGGTTCCTCTGGCAAACCCTGCAGCCCCAGTCCGTGAACACCTCGGAGGGCCTGGCGCTCATCTCGGGCGGCACGGTCGAGAAGGTTGTCCTCAACGAGGGAACGCAGCAGGTGAACCTGACGCTGACCGAGAACTACCACCACGAGGGCACGGGCGGCGACGACCGGAGCGCCGACCTGGGTAAGCACGTGTACTTCACCTACTCCTACGCTCAGACGAAGGAGATCCTGGACGCCGTGGCCGCGCAGGCTCCCGCCAAGGGGTGGAACGCGGTGCGCCCGCAGTCCGGCGCCCTCGGATTGGTCCTGCAGATTCTCGTCCCCCTGCTCTTCATCTCCGCTGCCTTCTACTTCATCATGCGGTCGATGTCGGGGTCGCGAATGATGGGCGGATTCACGGCCTCGCGCGCCAAGGAATTCAACCAGGAGCGCCCCGACGTGACCTTCGCGGACGTCGCCGGCGAGGACGAGGCCGTGGAGGAGCTGGAAGAGATCCGCGAGTTCCTGGCCTCTCCCGACAAGTTCCACAAGGTGGGCGCGCGCATTCCCCGCGGCGTCCTGCTCTACGGTCCCCCCGGGACGGGCAAGACCCTGCTGGCCAAGGCGGTCGCGGGCGAGGCGAACGCCCCCTTCTTCTCGATCTCGGGCTCGGAGTTCATGGAGCTGTACGTCGGCGTGGGCGCGTCCCGCGTGCGCGAGCTCTTCGAACGCGCCAAGAAGAACGCCCCGGCCATCATCTTCGTGGACGAGATCGACGCCGTTGGCCGCCACCGCGGAAGCGGCATCGGCGGCGGCAACGACGAGCGCGAACAGACGCTCAACCAGCTGCTGGTCGAGATGGATGGCTTCGACGAGCGAGCCAACATCATCCTCATCGCGGCCACCAACCGCCCCGACATTCTCGACCCGGCGCTGCTGCGTCCCGGCCGCTTCGATCGCCAGATCGCCGTCGAGGCACCCGACCTGAAGGGCCGCGAGGCGATCCTGAAGGTTCACGCGCACGGCAAGCCGCTCACCGAGCAGGTGGACCTGCGTCAGATCGCCAAGCGCACCCCGGGGTTCACCGGCGCGGACCTGGCCAACGTCCTCAACGAGGCAGCCCTGCTGACCGCGCGATCCAACATGCGTTTCATCGACGAGCGTGCCATCGACGAGGCCATCGACCGCGTCATCGCTGGCCCGCAGAAGCGCACGCGCGTCATGAACGACCACGACAAGGCGGTGACCGCCTACCACGAGGGCGGCCACGCGCTGGCCGCCGCGGCCCTGAACTACACGGATCCCGTCACGAAGGTGACGATCCTGCCGCGCGGGCGCGCGCTGGGCTACACGATGGTCATGCCCACCGAGGATCGCTTCAACAAGACGCGCAACCAGCTGCTGGATGACCTCGTCTACAGCATGGGCGGCCGCGTGGCCGAGGAGATCGTCTTCCGCGATCCCTCGACCGGCCCGGCCAACGACATCCAGCAGGCCACCAAGACCGCCCGCGCCATGGTCACGGACTACGGCATGAGTGATCGCATCGGCATGGTGAAGCTGGGTGAGAGCGACACCGAGGCCTTCGGGCACGGCTCGGGAGAGGGGCCTCGTGCTTTCTCCGACGAGACCTCCGCCATCATCGACGAGGAGGTCCGTCGGCTCCTCGACAACGCGATGCGCGAGGCCTGGCAGATCCTCACGACGAACCGGGCGATCCTGGACACGCTGGCCGCCCGGCTCCTGGAGGAGGAGACCCTGGATGAGGCTCAGTTGGCCGAGATCTTCAGGGACGTCGTCAAAGCCCCCGAGCGTCCGGTGTGGAACTACCAGTCGGACGCCGCCGTTCCCGGTGCCGTCCTGGGCAACCCGGTCGGCCTGGGGTCGCCTCAGGTCGGAGGCGCGCAGGAGGTCGTCTTCGAGGCGCCGACGATCGACGTCACGGACGTGGTGGGCGAGCCGGACTCGTCGGCCGATGGTGAGGAACAGTCGTGA
- the folE gene encoding GTP cyclohydrolase I FolE has product MTYDPAGVEKASRDLLVALGEDPTREGLVGTPERMARAWRQMCSGLAEDPREHLRTQFHAGTDELVLVRDITFHSVCEHHLLPFFGRAHVGYIPRGGVVTGLSKLARLVEGYARRPQVQERLTAEVADAIDEVLHPQGVIVVIEAEHMCMSMRGISKPGSSTVTSALRGIMNDGATRAEMMALVLSGSR; this is encoded by the coding sequence GTGACATACGATCCTGCTGGTGTGGAGAAGGCGTCGCGTGACCTGCTGGTCGCGCTCGGGGAGGATCCGACGCGCGAGGGCCTGGTGGGTACCCCGGAGCGCATGGCTCGCGCATGGCGGCAGATGTGCTCGGGCCTGGCCGAGGATCCTCGCGAGCACCTGCGCACCCAGTTCCATGCGGGCACCGACGAGCTCGTTCTCGTGCGTGACATCACGTTCCATTCGGTGTGTGAGCATCACCTGCTTCCCTTCTTTGGTCGCGCCCACGTGGGCTACATCCCCCGCGGAGGCGTGGTGACGGGGCTGTCGAAGCTGGCCCGCCTGGTCGAGGGGTACGCTCGTCGGCCCCAGGTGCAGGAGCGGCTGACCGCCGAGGTCGCCGACGCCATCGACGAGGTCCTGCACCCCCAGGGAGTCATCGTCGTCATCGAGGCGGAGCACATGTGCATGTCGATGCGCGGCATCTCCAAGCCCGGATCGTCGACCGTGACGAGCGCCCTGCGCGGCATCATGAACGACGGTGCGACCCGGGCCGAGATGATGGCCCTGGTGCTGTCGGGAAGCCGCTGA
- the folP gene encoding dihydropteroate synthase, with the protein MSALPLPDPPATPAVAPAAPTLPHGLAVPSSRALIMGILNVTPDSFSDGGRYADPRAALAHARVMLGAGADLIDVGGESTRPHSTRISAQEEWARIGAIVKALAREGVVVSVDTLHASTALRAAEAGAAIINDVSGGRWDPRMNRAVAESGCAYVIQHYRALPGMPGESFDYGPDLVGTLIERLNSQVTDAIDAGVTPDKIVVDPGLGFSLTVEQCWQILSELPRFLSGGYPVLIGASRKRFVKALGGDVDTDSASIAAYCVRQGAWAVRVHDVAGTAAAIARKENDVE; encoded by the coding sequence ATGTCCGCGCTGCCCCTGCCCGATCCTCCGGCAACGCCCGCGGTCGCTCCTGCGGCGCCGACGTTGCCCCACGGCCTGGCCGTGCCTTCTTCTCGGGCGCTGATCATGGGGATCCTCAACGTGACCCCGGATTCGTTTTCGGACGGGGGACGCTACGCGGACCCTCGTGCCGCGCTCGCTCACGCCCGCGTGATGCTCGGCGCCGGCGCCGATCTGATCGACGTGGGCGGGGAGTCGACGAGGCCGCACTCCACGCGCATCTCGGCGCAGGAGGAGTGGGCGCGCATCGGCGCGATCGTCAAGGCCCTGGCTCGGGAGGGAGTGGTCGTGTCGGTGGACACGTTGCACGCCTCGACGGCTCTGCGGGCCGCGGAGGCGGGGGCCGCGATCATCAACGATGTCAGCGGCGGGCGATGGGATCCGCGGATGAATCGTGCGGTCGCCGAGAGCGGGTGCGCGTATGTGATTCAGCACTACCGCGCGTTGCCGGGAATGCCGGGGGAGTCCTTCGACTACGGGCCGGACCTGGTGGGGACCCTGATCGAACGGCTCAATTCCCAGGTCACAGACGCAATTGATGCTGGTGTGACACCTGATAAAATTGTTGTTGACCCGGGTCTGGGCTTCTCGCTGACGGTCGAACAGTGCTGGCAGATACTGTCCGAACTACCGCGTTTCCTCTCCGGTGGGTACCCTGTACTTATCGGAGCGTCGCGTAAGCGATTCGTCAAGGCCCTCGGAGGCGACGTCGACACCGACAGCGCTTCCATTGCCGCCTACTGCGTCCGCCAGGGTGCGTGGGCCGTGCGGGTCCACGACGTAGCAGGCACCGCGGCGGCCATCGCCCGAAAGGAGAACGACGTTGAGTAG
- the folK gene encoding 2-amino-4-hydroxy-6-hydroxymethyldihydropteridine diphosphokinase: MSSRRVIIALKGLGALANHGVYDFERTQRQRFCADVVMWVETAGANDDIAATVSYADIADETMAVLTGSPVDLIETLAEDIASRVMSHDGVVGTEVTVHKPDAPIDQPFADVSVTVRSGATDALPLSLTLKGIYEAEDGSVLTGEIEAYGRAQAPSPAEQGQGEPSPSRRSGATAPGAREASMPEHLRSRKVVLAIGGNLGDVPVTLMHTVEALSYMEGFQIDDVSPIMRTKPVLAPGQAPQPDYWNAVVIGSAIATPDELFAQTSRIERELGRERHERWGARTVDIDIIQVEGLASSDPVLSLPHPRAKERAFVLAPWLLCDPDAVLEGFGRVADLLALTPDREGIIDAVDDWLEDPAAVMADSDQLLAERAEQASADMRELIETLTGEISQVDPRLAAPESHSPASRTPATPTTPDEETAPEPDEPEERAGASGGAEAAPADAHGSDASQPRERERRGDPRSVDPATWNNLWSRWAATEVGEEIANAMGIERPPAPEAVPGADEPEDLLEEDIPPVAQPETPAQLAARAARQARPAAVPPPRPDAPQGEGQRPGGVQAQDERGVAEQAPDDPSSASQAQAASGQDASPRRAPRTSARPSWHPISSVPADSPAGRMTRKIGTGTYKPRNEDRPHWVPVFDAKRDDPHSDIALPDWNFPVGSAHDVRVVDDRSGLAREEEPPKPTVHADGRSTILAPGLPDNTPVGPIPEDEATQTGILRRVVVRPTMTGAIPVVKRR, from the coding sequence TTGAGTAGCAGACGCGTCATCATCGCCCTGAAAGGACTGGGGGCGCTGGCCAACCACGGTGTGTACGACTTCGAGCGCACGCAGCGCCAGCGCTTTTGTGCCGACGTCGTCATGTGGGTCGAAACCGCGGGTGCCAACGACGACATCGCGGCGACGGTCTCCTACGCCGACATCGCCGACGAGACGATGGCCGTGCTCACCGGAAGCCCCGTCGACCTCATCGAGACCCTGGCCGAGGACATCGCCTCGCGCGTCATGAGCCACGACGGCGTCGTCGGCACCGAGGTCACCGTCCACAAGCCGGACGCGCCGATCGACCAGCCCTTCGCCGACGTGTCCGTCACCGTGCGCTCCGGTGCGACCGACGCGCTGCCGCTGTCGCTGACCCTCAAGGGAATCTACGAGGCCGAGGACGGCTCCGTCCTGACCGGAGAGATCGAAGCCTACGGCCGCGCCCAGGCACCCAGCCCGGCCGAGCAGGGACAGGGCGAACCCTCCCCCTCGCGGCGCTCCGGCGCGACGGCACCTGGCGCGCGGGAGGCCTCCATGCCCGAGCACCTGCGTTCGCGCAAGGTCGTCCTGGCGATCGGCGGAAACCTCGGGGATGTGCCCGTCACGCTCATGCACACGGTCGAGGCCCTGTCCTACATGGAGGGCTTCCAGATCGACGACGTGTCGCCGATCATGCGCACCAAGCCCGTCCTCGCCCCCGGGCAGGCGCCCCAGCCCGACTACTGGAATGCCGTCGTCATCGGCTCCGCCATCGCCACTCCCGACGAGCTTTTCGCCCAGACGAGCCGCATCGAACGCGAGCTGGGCCGCGAGCGCCACGAGCGCTGGGGGGCGCGCACCGTCGACATCGACATCATTCAGGTCGAGGGCCTGGCCTCCTCCGATCCCGTCCTGAGCCTGCCGCACCCGCGCGCGAAGGAGCGGGCCTTCGTCCTGGCGCCCTGGCTCCTGTGCGATCCCGACGCCGTCCTTGAGGGCTTTGGACGGGTCGCGGATCTCCTCGCGCTGACCCCCGACCGCGAGGGCATCATCGACGCCGTTGACGACTGGCTCGAAGACCCGGCGGCCGTCATGGCCGACTCCGATCAGCTCCTGGCAGAGCGCGCCGAGCAGGCCAGCGCCGACATGCGTGAGCTCATCGAGACGCTCACGGGAGAGATCAGCCAGGTCGACCCCCGCCTCGCCGCCCCGGAGTCTCACTCCCCGGCCTCCCGTACCCCCGCGACGCCGACGACGCCCGACGAGGAGACGGCACCCGAGCCCGACGAGCCCGAGGAGCGCGCCGGCGCCTCGGGGGGCGCCGAGGCCGCCCCGGCCGACGCCCACGGGTCAGACGCCAGCCAGCCGCGCGAACGCGAGCGCCGCGGCGATCCCCGCAGCGTTGACCCCGCCACGTGGAACAACCTCTGGTCCCGGTGGGCGGCAACCGAGGTCGGCGAGGAGATCGCCAACGCCATGGGCATCGAGCGGCCCCCGGCCCCCGAGGCGGTTCCCGGCGCCGACGAGCCCGAGGATCTCCTCGAGGAGGACATCCCCCCGGTCGCGCAGCCCGAGACTCCCGCGCAGCTCGCCGCCCGCGCGGCCCGACAGGCGCGGCCAGCGGCTGTGCCACCCCCCCGGCCCGACGCCCCGCAGGGCGAGGGTCAGCGCCCGGGCGGCGTGCAGGCGCAGGACGAGCGTGGCGTGGCCGAGCAGGCGCCAGATGACCCGAGTTCCGCGTCGCAGGCGCAGGCCGCGTCCGGCCAGGATGCCTCGCCCCGTCGCGCCCCCCGGACCTCGGCGCGCCCCTCCTGGCATCCCATCTCCTCCGTGCCCGCCGACTCCCCGGCCGGGCGGATGACCCGCAAGATCGGGACTGGGACGTACAAGCCGCGCAACGAGGACAGGCCCCACTGGGTGCCGGTCTTCGACGCCAAGCGCGACGACCCCCACTCCGACATCGCGCTTCCGGACTGGAACTTCCCCGTCGGCTCCGCTCACGACGTGCGGGTGGTCGACGACCGCTCCGGCCTCGCCCGCGAGGAGGAACCCCCCAAGCCCACGGTCCATGCCGACGGGCGCTCCACGATCCTCGCCCCCGGGCTGCCCGACAACACCCCGGTCGGTCCCATCCCCGAGGACGAGGCCACACAGACCGGCATCCTGCGCAGGGTCGTCGTTCGCCCCACGATGACCGGCGCGATCCCGGTCGTCAAGAGGCGATAG
- a CDS encoding DUF3180 domain-containing protein, giving the protein MKPLSIAWVGLVGVVSAALSFLGFLAHMRVGNTPLIVTPGPAVLFALATALLIWSGLAVRRLRADKETWINALGAMPVAVFARASALVGSALTGILAGVMAVSLLQVSAPAMASNAIAAGLSALVGLVWVIVAIVVERWCVINPDDEGGSSNTPSAAA; this is encoded by the coding sequence GTGAAACCCCTGTCGATCGCCTGGGTTGGACTGGTCGGCGTCGTGAGTGCCGCGCTGAGTTTCTTAGGGTTCCTCGCGCACATGCGCGTCGGCAACACGCCCCTGATCGTCACGCCCGGCCCGGCGGTGCTCTTCGCGCTCGCCACGGCGCTCCTCATCTGGTCCGGCCTGGCCGTGCGGCGCCTGCGGGCCGACAAGGAGACGTGGATCAATGCCCTGGGTGCCATGCCGGTGGCGGTCTTCGCTCGCGCGAGCGCCCTGGTCGGCAGCGCCCTCACCGGGATCCTCGCCGGAGTCATGGCCGTTTCCCTCCTACAGGTGAGTGCTCCCGCGATGGCGTCGAACGCGATCGCGGCGGGCCTGAGTGCCCTCGTCGGCCTGGTGTGGGTGATCGTCGCGATCGTCGTCGAGCGATGGTGCGTCATCAACCCCGACGACGAGGGGGGCTCCTCGAACACGCCCAGCGCGGCCGCCTGA
- the radA gene encoding DNA repair protein RadA, producing MAKEKITFRCSECGWVSPKWVGQCRECGAWGSVDEAGEASGGPRASATTPRRPALPIGEVDGERASLRSTGVGELDRVLGGGIVPGAVILLAGEPGVGKSTLLLDVAAKAARTARSGGLGPVLYVTGEESAAQVRGRAERIGALEPNLLIADETELGVVLGHVRQSAPSLLIVDSVQTISSAQVEGGAGGVAQVRAVAASLIRVAKESDLPTILVGHVTKDGGIAGPRVLEHLVDVVCQFEGDRHSRLRLARAVKNRYGPTDEVGCFELTDSGIYGLADPSGLFLSRTARGVPGTCATVSLEGRRPLPTEIQSLVAPSSGGSPRRTTSGVDHARVAMILAVLQARIGADASGADVYVSTVGGSRTVEPAIDLAMAISIVSSLKGVPPRPDLVAVGEISLTGEVRACTGTQRRLAEAARLGFSCAIVPAQGSEDLTDACGITVFTVSDLATAIRAAFPTDSQ from the coding sequence ATGGCGAAAGAGAAGATCACGTTCCGCTGCAGCGAGTGCGGGTGGGTCTCACCCAAGTGGGTGGGCCAGTGCCGCGAATGCGGGGCGTGGGGAAGCGTCGATGAGGCCGGCGAGGCCTCCGGCGGCCCCCGGGCGTCCGCGACGACGCCACGGCGTCCCGCCCTGCCCATTGGCGAGGTCGACGGGGAGCGCGCGTCCCTGCGTTCGACGGGCGTGGGCGAGCTCGACCGCGTCCTCGGCGGGGGCATCGTCCCGGGGGCCGTGATCCTGCTGGCCGGGGAGCCCGGGGTGGGCAAGTCCACGCTGCTGCTGGACGTCGCGGCCAAGGCCGCGCGCACCGCCCGATCGGGCGGCCTCGGGCCGGTCCTGTACGTCACGGGAGAGGAGTCGGCGGCGCAGGTGCGCGGACGCGCGGAGCGCATCGGGGCCCTCGAGCCAAACCTCTTGATCGCGGACGAGACGGAGCTGGGAGTCGTCCTCGGCCACGTCCGCCAGTCGGCCCCCTCCCTGCTGATCGTCGACTCGGTGCAGACAATCTCCTCGGCTCAGGTGGAGGGCGGGGCGGGGGGCGTCGCCCAGGTGCGCGCCGTTGCCGCCTCCCTGATCCGTGTCGCCAAGGAGTCCGACCTTCCGACCATCCTCGTCGGCCACGTCACCAAGGACGGGGGGATCGCAGGCCCGCGAGTCTTGGAACACCTCGTCGACGTCGTGTGCCAATTCGAGGGGGATCGCCACTCGCGCCTGCGGCTGGCGCGCGCGGTGAAGAACCGCTACGGTCCCACCGACGAGGTCGGCTGCTTCGAGCTGACGGACTCCGGCATCTACGGGCTGGCCGACCCATCGGGGCTCTTCCTCTCGCGCACCGCTCGCGGGGTTCCCGGCACCTGCGCGACGGTGTCCCTGGAGGGGCGCAGGCCCCTGCCCACCGAGATCCAGTCCCTGGTTGCCCCCTCCTCCGGCGGGTCCCCCCGGCGCACCACCTCGGGCGTGGACCACGCGCGGGTCGCGATGATCCTCGCGGTCCTTCAGGCCAGGATCGGCGCCGACGCCTCGGGGGCGGACGTGTACGTGTCCACGGTCGGGGGTTCGCGCACCGTCGAACCCGCCATCGACCTGGCGATGGCCATCTCCATCGTGTCCTCGCTCAAGGGGGTTCCCCCTCGCCCGGACCTGGTTGCGGTCGGAGAGATCTCGCTGACGGGGGAGGTGCGCGCCTGCACGGGCACGCAGCGGCGGCTCGCCGAGGCGGCGCGCCTGGGCTTCTCCTGCGCGATCGTCCCCGCCCAGGGCAGCGAGGACCTGACCGACGCGTGCGGCATCACCGTGTTCACTGTCTCTGATTTGGCCACGGCGATTCGCGCCGCTTTCCCCACGGACTCGCAATAA